In the Chroococcidiopsis sp. SAG 2025 genome, one interval contains:
- the glmM gene encoding phosphoglucosamine mutase yields the protein MLKQNYRRDRQNKTNILSNSNSQLDLPATALFGTDGIRGRVGDLLDEALAWQVGFWTGQVLQQQTDNDLSPVIVGQDSRNSSEMLATALSQGLIAAGLDVWHIGLCPTPGVAYLTSASNATGGVMISASHNPPEDNGIKIFGSNGAKLSQPLQEAIEAGIRGKAVPTSIQGQGYYVRRPELVQKYVESLKMPLSPNHGDFSGMRVVLDLAWGAAVGLAPSLFRDLGAEVICLHDRPDGDRINVNCGSTHLGLLKSAVNQNSAHLGFAFDGDADRVLAVDCQGRPVDGDYILYLWGQTLRQAQKLPDNLIISTVMANLGFERAWQKQGGKLIRTTVGDQYVQAEMVRTGGMLGGEQSGHILCRHYGIAGDGLLTALHLAALVRQAGVSLTQLVDQSFQTYPQLLRNVRVENRDRRMNWQQCEPLQNAIAQAEAAMGDRGRILVRASGTEPVIRVMVEAACSELTHHWTETLVSAVEKHVAA from the coding sequence ATGCTAAAGCAAAATTATAGACGCGATCGCCAAAATAAAACAAATATACTATCAAATAGCAACTCGCAACTCGATCTTCCCGCTACAGCTTTATTTGGTACGGATGGCATTCGGGGACGAGTAGGAGATTTACTCGATGAAGCTTTGGCTTGGCAGGTAGGTTTCTGGACGGGTCAAGTTTTACAGCAGCAGACTGACAACGATCTCAGTCCGGTTATCGTGGGGCAAGACTCCAGAAATTCGAGTGAAATGCTAGCAACTGCCTTATCTCAAGGTCTTATAGCTGCGGGACTAGATGTTTGGCATATCGGTCTATGTCCGACTCCTGGCGTTGCCTATCTCACCAGTGCCAGCAATGCTACAGGTGGAGTCATGATCTCTGCCAGCCACAACCCCCCAGAAGACAACGGAATTAAAATTTTTGGCAGCAATGGCGCTAAACTTTCTCAACCCTTACAAGAAGCAATTGAAGCAGGGATCAGAGGAAAGGCAGTACCCACCTCTATTCAAGGTCAGGGATATTATGTTCGACGACCGGAGTTAGTTCAAAAATACGTCGAATCTTTAAAAATGCCGCTATCGCCCAATCATGGCGATTTTAGCGGAATGCGTGTCGTACTAGACCTGGCTTGGGGGGCAGCAGTTGGGCTAGCGCCGAGTTTGTTCCGCGATCTAGGTGCAGAGGTAATTTGTTTGCACGATCGACCCGATGGCGATCGCATTAACGTTAATTGCGGTTCTACTCACCTCGGACTGCTGAAATCAGCTGTAAACCAAAATTCAGCCCACCTGGGATTTGCCTTTGATGGGGATGCCGACCGAGTGCTAGCAGTCGATTGTCAAGGTAGACCTGTCGATGGTGACTACATCCTTTATTTGTGGGGTCAAACCTTGCGACAAGCGCAAAAGTTGCCAGATAACCTGATTATTTCTACTGTCATGGCGAACTTAGGTTTCGAGCGGGCGTGGCAAAAGCAGGGTGGTAAACTGATTCGGACGACTGTAGGCGACCAATACGTACAAGCAGAAATGGTACGAACTGGAGGTATGTTAGGCGGAGAACAGTCGGGGCATATCCTTTGCCGTCACTATGGTATTGCTGGGGATGGTTTATTAACTGCCCTTCACTTAGCTGCATTGGTTAGACAGGCAGGGGTCTCTTTAACCCAATTAGTAGACCAAAGCTTTCAAACCTATCCGCAACTATTACGCAACGTGCGAGTTGAAAACCGCGATCGCCGGATGAATTGGCAACAGTGCGAACCCCTACAAAATGCGATCGCCCAAGCCGAAGCCGCAATGGGCGATCGCGGTCGCATCCTAGTCCGCGCCTCCGGTACGGAACCCGTAATCCGCGTCATGGTCGAAGCCGCCTGTAGCGAACTCACCCACCATTGGACGGAGACTTTAGTTTCCGCCGTTGAAAAACATGTTGCGGCGTAG